From Laspinema palackyanum D2c, the proteins below share one genomic window:
- a CDS encoding phycobiliprotein lyase: MTSINLAQSTRKSLIADFFQKSEGRWHSDRRYYTLPEGNTQEMVSIITVRFLEPGCPELIELAKRHQLPEQNALTCGSEVSWESRESVSGKKKSAGSTLFGARENILYRDSGFLTRDPVQATFYFANPQTLCLKTEYNGSVFEEELKLIGDRYRTRQTIISRAGEQQTIGQYLEKRIEE, encoded by the coding sequence ATGACTTCAATCAACTTAGCCCAATCGACCCGGAAATCGCTGATTGCGGATTTTTTCCAAAAATCCGAGGGCCGATGGCATTCCGATCGCCGCTACTATACCTTACCCGAGGGGAACACCCAGGAAATGGTGAGCATAATTACGGTGCGGTTTTTAGAACCAGGCTGTCCAGAACTGATAGAACTGGCAAAACGCCATCAACTGCCGGAACAGAATGCCCTCACCTGTGGCAGTGAAGTCTCCTGGGAAAGTAGAGAGTCGGTTTCCGGCAAAAAGAAATCTGCCGGGAGTACCCTGTTTGGCGCGAGAGAAAATATCCTCTATCGGGACAGCGGCTTTTTAACTCGGGACCCGGTACAAGCGACCTTTTACTTTGCCAATCCTCAAACTTTGTGCCTGAAAACCGAATATAATGGCTCGGTTTTTGAGGAAGAATTAAAACTGATTGGCGATCGCTACCGGACCCGCCAAACCATCATCTCTCGCGCCGGAGAACAACAAACCATCGGTCAGTATTTAGAAAAGCGTATCGAAGAATAG
- the pgeF gene encoding peptidoglycan editing factor PgeF, whose protein sequence is MHTWHWRNWNGLPYLTCSLLEPWAHGFFTQQFWPRSPEELVEVLQPTASVYRVKQVHGNRVLSTQTLTPQVREEELVEDAPQKPEADGLMSAGSQEAIWVCSADCSPVLIGDMRSGQVAALHSGWRGTAENIVAVAIAEMVKQGSQLEELRVAIGPAISGPVYQVNTEVAIQTCASLVDLDNPENILKTVQDFPNPPILPDSEPGKSRLDVRRTIELQLEKLGITSEQVAISPHCTYQDPENFFSYRRDGLKKVQWSGIVSW, encoded by the coding sequence ATGCATACTTGGCACTGGCGGAATTGGAACGGACTGCCCTATTTGACTTGTAGTTTACTGGAACCTTGGGCTCACGGCTTTTTTACCCAACAATTTTGGCCGCGATCGCCCGAGGAGTTGGTGGAGGTATTGCAACCCACGGCATCGGTGTATCGCGTCAAACAGGTGCATGGGAATAGGGTGTTGAGTACCCAGACTTTGACCCCCCAGGTTCGGGAAGAAGAGTTAGTAGAGGATGCACCACAGAAACCGGAGGCGGATGGGTTGATGAGTGCAGGGTCCCAGGAAGCAATCTGGGTTTGTAGTGCAGATTGTTCGCCGGTATTGATTGGGGATATGCGATCGGGACAGGTGGCGGCGTTGCATTCGGGATGGCGAGGGACTGCGGAAAATATTGTAGCGGTGGCGATCGCTGAAATGGTGAAGCAAGGGAGTCAGTTGGAGGAATTACGAGTGGCGATCGGGCCCGCCATTTCCGGCCCAGTGTATCAAGTCAACACTGAAGTTGCCATCCAAACCTGTGCCAGTCTAGTGGATTTAGACAATCCTGAAAACATTTTAAAAACTGTTCAAGACTTCCCCAATCCTCCCATCTTACCCGACTCCGAACCCGGAAAATCCCGCTTAGATGTCCGACGCACCATTGAGTTACAGCTAGAGAAATTGGGGATAACTTCCGAACAAGTTGCCATTTCCCCCCATTGCACCTACCAAGACCCCGAGAACTTCTTTTCCTACCGCCGAGATGGACTAAAGAAAGTCCAATGGTCAGGAATTGTTTCTTGGTAA
- a CDS encoding DUF3825 domain-containing protein produces MINKEDLLEQYGSPRTRNLLRDCLYSFSFITQKALNKLNEQSLQENWGKELDVLKKYIAITLYWSIEQEKFLEYKDGFIVAAGLLRNRYNVPLYLKFEPNQRDDQPWRLTDAGTGENFSDEEVELPPPPEVPKAPEIPLGNEIVISDEHILRDNVGRVEFLAPASTVTQICALNGAIQWSIYKGLYQPCWYYGKMQYFIPIYLKSQENITTTPDLIAPLEVREGKIPLRVRTVMNPIRQTTYYSNIRPVVARADQLQPWIISSWNEAMLSQNEMSDEDD; encoded by the coding sequence ATGATTAATAAAGAAGACTTGTTGGAGCAATATGGTTCACCAAGAACCCGGAATTTACTACGGGACTGCCTTTATAGTTTTAGCTTTATTACTCAAAAAGCTCTAAATAAACTAAATGAACAGTCACTTCAAGAGAATTGGGGGAAAGAGTTAGATGTTTTAAAGAAATACATAGCAATTACCCTTTATTGGAGTATAGAACAAGAAAAATTCTTAGAATATAAAGATGGTTTTATTGTAGCAGCTGGCTTGTTAAGAAATCGATATAATGTTCCATTATATTTAAAGTTTGAACCCAATCAACGTGACGATCAACCTTGGAGATTAACCGATGCGGGAACTGGAGAAAATTTCAGTGATGAGGAGGTGGAATTGCCACCTCCTCCCGAAGTCCCTAAAGCACCTGAAATACCCCTTGGTAATGAAATTGTGATCAGCGATGAGCATATACTTCGTGATAATGTTGGACGGGTAGAATTTCTTGCACCAGCCAGTACGGTTACTCAAATATGTGCATTAAATGGGGCAATTCAATGGTCTATCTATAAGGGGTTATATCAGCCTTGTTGGTATTATGGGAAAATGCAGTATTTTATCCCTATTTACCTAAAAAGCCAAGAAAATATCACAACAACTCCCGATTTAATTGCGCCCTTAGAAGTTCGTGAAGGAAAGATTCCTCTACGGGTTAGAACGGTAATGAATCCTATTAGACAGACAACTTATTATAGCAATATTCGACCAGTAGTAGCTAGAGCAGATCAGCTTCAGCCTTGGATTATTAGTAGCTGGAATGAAGCAATGCTTTCTCAAAATGAAATGAGTGACGAGGATGATTAA
- a CDS encoding extracellular solute-binding protein has protein sequence MSLSTLALAQVLSGCGTVDRQTLKILLLKSSIPAQAMGEFRKQLDNRAVLNFSPAAQLDELFRLLQQWKKPPSNNSGRRWNLPGRNQDAGPSNLADLVTLGNYWLERAIAQELILPLDPTTLEQWDNLPSQWQTLVRRNAEGKLDPEGQVWGAPYRWGTTVIAYRADKFSDLGWTPQDWSDLWRPELRDRLSLLDSPREVIGLTLKTLGHSYNRDRLDDIPELKDKLLALHRQARLYSSDTYLQPLVLGDTWVAVGWSTDILATMQRNPKIRAVVPPSGTALWSELWVRPAGPNPVNTETPPPASALANQWINFCWSPEMVVQLSQLSKAASPMLLNRDRGELPNALQTDGILLPTAEAIANSEFIEPLTPEIAETYQALWREIRLS, from the coding sequence ATGAGCCTCAGTACCCTCGCCCTTGCTCAAGTGTTGAGCGGATGTGGGACTGTTGATCGCCAAACTCTCAAAATTCTGCTGTTGAAAAGTTCCATTCCCGCCCAAGCAATGGGGGAATTCCGCAAGCAACTGGACAACCGGGCGGTTTTAAACTTTTCCCCTGCGGCACAGTTAGACGAGTTGTTTCGACTCCTGCAACAGTGGAAAAAACCCCCATCCAATAACTCGGGTCGCCGATGGAATCTGCCGGGGAGGAATCAAGATGCTGGACCCTCTAACTTGGCAGATTTGGTGACGTTAGGAAATTACTGGTTAGAACGGGCGATCGCCCAAGAACTGATTCTCCCCCTGGACCCCACCACCCTAGAACAATGGGACAACCTCCCCTCCCAATGGCAAACTTTGGTCCGACGAAATGCTGAAGGAAAACTGGACCCCGAGGGTCAGGTTTGGGGCGCACCCTATCGTTGGGGAACCACGGTGATTGCCTATCGGGCGGATAAATTCAGCGATTTAGGCTGGACACCCCAAGATTGGAGTGATTTGTGGCGTCCGGAACTGCGCGATCGCCTCTCATTGCTGGACAGTCCCCGGGAAGTGATTGGGTTAACCCTCAAAACCCTCGGTCACTCCTACAATCGCGATCGCCTCGATGATATTCCCGAACTCAAAGACAAACTCCTCGCACTCCATCGCCAAGCTAGACTCTATAGTTCCGATACCTATCTCCAACCCTTAGTGCTTGGAGATACTTGGGTCGCTGTGGGATGGTCCACCGATATCCTGGCAACCATGCAGCGCAATCCTAAAATTCGCGCCGTGGTTCCTCCCTCGGGAACAGCGTTATGGTCAGAATTGTGGGTCCGACCGGCAGGACCCAATCCAGTGAACACAGAAACACCACCCCCCGCTTCTGCTTTGGCAAACCAATGGATCAATTTTTGCTGGAGCCCGGAAATGGTGGTTCAACTTTCTCAATTGAGTAAAGCTGCCTCTCCCATGTTGTTGAATCGGGACCGAGGAGAGTTACCCAACGCCTTGCAAACTGATGGGATACTCTTACCCACTGCCGAGGCGATCGCCAATAGCGAATTTATCGAACCCCTCACCCCCGAGATTGCGGAAACATATCAGGCCCTCTGGCGAGAAATCCGGCTGAGTTAA
- a CDS encoding bifunctional nuclease family protein codes for MIEMKVAGIALDAATRSPIVLLRDAGDRRALPIYIGQDQARSIISALESQKPPRPLTHDLMVNILEEYELSLDRIIIHALQDNTFYAVLKLRHGEVIKEIDARPSDAIALALRTNSPIWVMEEVVADASIPVDREADEAERQAFRDFVSNISPEDFIQRKEFGPGSGEVQES; via the coding sequence ATGATTGAGATGAAAGTCGCTGGAATTGCATTAGATGCAGCAACAAGGAGTCCGATAGTGCTCCTCAGAGACGCCGGAGATCGACGAGCTCTGCCGATCTATATAGGCCAAGACCAAGCTAGGTCAATTATTAGCGCCCTCGAAAGCCAAAAACCGCCTAGGCCTTTGACCCATGATCTCATGGTAAATATCCTAGAAGAATATGAGCTTAGTTTAGACCGGATTATTATTCATGCTTTACAAGACAATACGTTCTATGCAGTCCTGAAGCTTCGTCACGGAGAAGTGATTAAGGAAATTGATGCCCGTCCTTCCGATGCGATCGCCTTAGCACTACGGACCAACAGCCCGATTTGGGTGATGGAAGAAGTCGTGGCGGATGCCTCGATTCCCGTGGATCGAGAAGCAGATGAAGCAGAACGGCAAGCGTTCCGTGACTTTGTTTCTAACATTAGCCCGGAAGATTTCATTCAGCGTAAAGAATTTGGTCCGGGTAGTGGAGAAGTGCAAGAATCGTAG
- a CDS encoding aldo/keto reductase yields the protein MDYRRFGKTNLSLSIFSLGTMRYLASPENAIATVKAAVKRGINHLETARGYGNSEEYLGIALMELLQGNSPVQRGQLYITTKLPPSGKAEEVERCIDESLDRLKVNYLDGLTIHGINTRQHLEWVLDSQGGMQGINQALRDGRVRHLGFSTHGSLDLILETINTDLFEFINLHYYYFFQRNAAAVALAHQKDLGIFIISPADKGGKLHTPPEQLSQLCHPLTPLEFNYQFLLSDPRITTLSFGAANPEELTLLDRLSFLQNPIDQNDSTAIPIPQDTINRLETHATQVLGSDQCSQCYACLPCPEAINIPEILRLRNLAVAYSMTDYGQYRYSMFENAGHWFPGMKGNRCTDCGDCLPRCPEQLNIPALLEDTHDRLKGKSGRRLWG from the coding sequence GTGGATTACCGCCGATTTGGAAAAACCAATCTATCTCTGTCTATTTTTTCCCTGGGAACGATGCGATATTTGGCGTCCCCAGAAAATGCGATCGCCACAGTCAAAGCAGCGGTGAAACGGGGAATCAACCATCTGGAAACCGCCCGAGGATATGGCAACAGTGAAGAATATCTCGGAATCGCTCTGATGGAATTGTTGCAGGGAAACTCTCCGGTTCAGCGAGGACAATTGTACATCACCACTAAACTCCCTCCGTCAGGGAAGGCGGAAGAAGTGGAACGGTGCATTGATGAATCATTAGACCGGCTCAAGGTGAATTATTTGGATGGGTTAACCATTCATGGAATCAATACCCGCCAACATTTAGAGTGGGTGTTGGACTCTCAGGGAGGAATGCAGGGGATTAACCAAGCTTTGAGGGATGGTCGAGTTCGACATCTCGGATTTTCTACTCATGGCAGCTTAGATTTAATTTTAGAGACTATTAACACCGATTTATTTGAATTTATTAATCTACATTACTACTATTTCTTCCAGCGCAATGCTGCCGCAGTCGCCTTAGCGCATCAAAAAGATTTAGGCATTTTTATTATTTCTCCGGCGGACAAAGGGGGAAAACTTCATACCCCACCAGAGCAACTTTCCCAACTCTGTCATCCCTTAACTCCCCTAGAATTTAACTATCAGTTTTTGTTAAGTGACCCGCGCATTACCACCTTAAGTTTTGGGGCCGCCAACCCAGAAGAACTCACCCTGCTCGATCGCCTGTCCTTTCTCCAGAACCCGATAGACCAAAACGACAGCACAGCTATTCCCATCCCACAAGACACCATCAACCGCTTAGAAACCCATGCCACCCAGGTTTTAGGTTCAGATCAATGCAGTCAATGTTATGCCTGTTTGCCTTGTCCGGAAGCTATTAATATTCCCGAAATCTTACGATTAAGAAATCTTGCCGTTGCTTACTCCATGACCGACTATGGTCAATACCGATATTCCATGTTTGAAAATGCCGGACATTGGTTTCCCGGCATGAAAGGAAATCGCTGTACCGACTGCGGAGATTGTTTACCCCGATGTCCAGAACAACTGAATATCCCAGCACTCTTAGAAGATACGCACGATCGCCTCAAGGGTAAATCCGGTCGGCGGTTATGGGGGTAA
- a CDS encoding peptidoglycan DD-metalloendopeptidase family protein, translated as MSQRNQLSRTPLSIICQVSLLLQGLALIPSLSLLGGDTDANAQTPSDAADPFGQAEMAPPPVEAVPSEPEVSTSAALLQPLEGSDAPVSGFVEEIQADPWFAEDASPDPLDSAGVTPWYPESDSASETLMAQPDPIGGYRREAIAPPEDYPTPETANAEPTLQNIHQSNLYVDPTDYSLPTPNNSAAAEASAVATPAPEESDSFSAIAPPPPEVVEEAAWGEQPIPEASQESEQHRYAEERLPVPASIQQAQQANLYSPGLQPLEPPAIAAPVGDAAAPAEPVYYAEPEPSYAALPQVPFRTAPVYPQESAKADIDGIHYRTKTAARNFDWNRLRRSSRPGNGNSSMIFPLAIPSEITSLFGWRIHPIFGGSRFHSGIDLGAPTGTPVVAAYSGTVSIADWMGGYGQTVVLQHQNSTLETLYAHLSSIFVQPGEVVEQGQVIGEVGSTGNSTGPHLHFELRELTPEGWMAMDPGTQMEYALAQLIGSLETAPQIATPTSDNPALTTLPSLEMPAPAPPLAFLNSPVNLETASTTLLDVPTAPPLPLPPVPVTLEVTIPATE; from the coding sequence ATGAGCCAGCGAAATCAACTTTCCCGCACTCCTTTAAGTATTATTTGTCAGGTTTCTCTCCTGTTGCAGGGACTCGCTTTGATTCCCTCCCTCAGCTTGCTTGGTGGAGACACAGATGCTAACGCGCAGACTCCATCGGATGCAGCAGACCCTTTTGGTCAAGCTGAAATGGCTCCCCCGCCGGTTGAAGCGGTTCCCTCAGAACCGGAAGTCTCAACGAGTGCTGCACTGTTACAACCCTTAGAGGGTTCTGATGCTCCAGTTTCGGGATTCGTTGAGGAAATCCAGGCAGACCCTTGGTTTGCTGAAGATGCTTCCCCGGACCCCTTAGATAGTGCTGGGGTGACCCCGTGGTATCCTGAATCGGACTCAGCCTCTGAGACCCTGATGGCACAACCGGATCCAATTGGAGGATACAGACGAGAGGCGATCGCCCCACCGGAAGATTACCCCACCCCGGAAACAGCCAACGCCGAACCCACCCTCCAGAATATCCACCAAAGCAATCTTTACGTCGATCCCACAGATTATAGTCTCCCCACCCCGAATAACTCCGCCGCTGCCGAAGCTAGTGCCGTAGCTACACCTGCACCGGAAGAGTCGGACTCCTTCAGTGCGATCGCACCCCCTCCACCGGAAGTTGTGGAAGAGGCGGCGTGGGGTGAACAACCCATCCCGGAAGCATCTCAGGAGAGCGAACAGCATCGTTACGCCGAGGAGCGCCTGCCAGTTCCGGCATCCATTCAGCAAGCACAACAGGCGAATCTCTACAGTCCTGGCTTGCAACCCCTGGAACCCCCGGCGATCGCCGCCCCAGTAGGCGATGCCGCTGCACCCGCTGAACCCGTTTACTATGCAGAGCCCGAACCCTCCTACGCCGCATTGCCGCAAGTCCCTTTTAGGACTGCCCCTGTCTACCCGCAAGAGTCAGCAAAAGCTGATATTGACGGCATCCACTATCGCACCAAAACCGCTGCGCGCAACTTCGACTGGAATCGTCTGAGGCGGTCCAGTCGTCCCGGAAACGGCAACAGCAGCATGATTTTCCCCCTGGCAATTCCCTCGGAAATTACCTCATTATTTGGCTGGCGGATCCATCCGATTTTTGGCGGCAGCCGCTTTCACTCCGGCATCGACTTAGGTGCACCCACCGGAACTCCCGTGGTTGCTGCCTATAGTGGCACCGTCTCGATCGCCGATTGGATGGGAGGCTATGGTCAAACCGTGGTCCTCCAACACCAAAATTCCACCCTGGAAACCCTCTATGCTCACCTCTCCAGCATCTTTGTCCAACCCGGAGAAGTCGTAGAACAGGGTCAAGTCATTGGAGAAGTCGGCAGTACCGGCAACTCCACCGGACCTCATCTCCACTTTGAACTGCGGGAGTTAACTCCCGAAGGCTGGATGGCAATGGATCCCGGAACACAAATGGAATATGCCCTCGCCCAATTAATTGGGTCTTTAGAGACAGCCCCCCAAATTGCCACTCCCACCTCGGATAACCCGGCGCTGACGACTCTACCCTCTTTAGAGATGCCCGCACCCGCTCCCCCCCTGGCATTCTTGAATTCCCCAGTCAATCTGGAAACGGCTTCCACAACCTTACTGGATGTTCCTACCGCGCCCCCACTCCCCCTCCCTCCGGTTCCAGTCACCTTAGAAGTCACCATCCCCGCGACGGAGTAA
- the ribE gene encoding riboflavin synthase, which translates to MFTGLIQGLGTIEATGTENLKISCHSGAETVLTDLALGDSVAVDGVCLTVVEILPRGFVAIASPETLDRTTLGRVSHTYVNLETSLRVGSKLGGHFVTGHVDAIGCLQQSLQTASSWEMTFTAPPASQLLWQRQIAPYIVPKGSIAVNGISLTIADCDEKGTYFTAAVIPHSYAETNLRHLQLGHWVNLEADILGKYVGKFIRSRFASPIEENPSDEAIPSLSGFDPISPSFLAEHGYL; encoded by the coding sequence ATGTTTACCGGATTAATTCAGGGATTAGGCACGATTGAGGCGACTGGGACAGAAAATCTCAAAATTTCCTGTCATTCCGGCGCGGAAACGGTGCTCACGGATTTAGCATTAGGGGATAGCGTCGCCGTTGATGGGGTTTGTTTAACCGTCGTCGAGATTTTGCCCCGAGGTTTTGTGGCGATCGCCTCCCCGGAAACCCTCGATCGCACCACCCTCGGCAGGGTCTCCCATACCTACGTCAATCTCGAAACCTCTCTGCGCGTCGGCAGCAAATTAGGCGGTCATTTTGTTACAGGTCATGTGGATGCGATCGGCTGTCTGCAACAGTCCCTCCAAACCGCCAGTTCCTGGGAAATGACCTTCACGGCACCCCCCGCTTCCCAACTGCTATGGCAGCGCCAAATTGCCCCCTATATCGTTCCCAAAGGCAGCATTGCAGTCAATGGCATCAGTCTCACCATCGCTGACTGTGATGAAAAAGGCACTTACTTTACCGCTGCGGTCATTCCCCACAGCTATGCCGAAACCAACCTGCGCCATCTCCAACTCGGTCACTGGGTTAACCTAGAAGCCGATATTTTAGGCAAATATGTTGGTAAATTCATCCGGTCCCGTTTCGCTTCTCCCATTGAGGAAAACCCCTCTGATGAGGCCATTCCCTCCCTTTCCGGTTTTGACCCGATTTCTCCCTCTTTTCTGGCCGAACATGGTTATCTTTAA
- a CDS encoding biotin--[acetyl-CoA-carboxylase] ligase, whose translation MGLNQDCIENILRCLRSQHTINPGMTDGGFASNPSLSPSSLDFSIQILDQVSSTNETLWTLLAAGAPPGTVVIATRQTAGKGQRGRQWESSPGGLYLSLALTPNLSAQDALLLTLCSAWGLATTFRAYNIPVSLKWPNDLILEGYKLGGILTETKIHQGQITKAVVGVGINWSNPVPETGINLQTFLGDRPHPEITSLETLAALTLWAVASGYQTFDEKGVGTLLPSYQNLMVGIGQPVAVEGSAGVVLGVSDTGELRVRLTPSSSPDPNSAFTSASTLEEIELMPGTINQGYPILRA comes from the coding sequence GTGGGCCTGAATCAAGACTGCATAGAAAATATTCTGCGGTGTCTGCGATCGCAGCACACCATCAATCCGGGAATGACCGACGGGGGTTTCGCCTCAAACCCGTCCTTGTCGCCGTCATCCCTCGACTTTTCTATTCAAATCTTGGATCAAGTCTCCTCCACCAATGAAACCCTCTGGACCCTCCTAGCTGCCGGTGCGCCCCCAGGAACGGTGGTCATTGCTACCCGTCAAACTGCGGGAAAAGGACAGCGGGGACGCCAGTGGGAATCATCACCCGGGGGTCTTTATCTCTCCCTCGCCCTCACCCCCAACCTCAGCGCCCAGGATGCACTACTGCTGACCCTCTGTAGCGCCTGGGGACTGGCAACCACGTTCCGCGCCTACAATATCCCAGTCAGCCTAAAATGGCCTAACGATTTGATTCTGGAGGGCTACAAATTGGGGGGCATTCTCACTGAGACCAAAATCCATCAGGGACAAATTACCAAAGCTGTCGTCGGAGTGGGCATTAATTGGTCCAACCCAGTCCCCGAAACCGGGATTAACCTCCAAACCTTCCTAGGCGATCGCCCTCATCCTGAGATCACATCTCTGGAAACCTTGGCGGCCCTAACCCTCTGGGCAGTCGCCTCCGGATATCAAACGTTTGATGAGAAAGGAGTAGGGACCTTGCTCCCCTCCTACCAAAACCTGATGGTTGGCATCGGTCAACCCGTTGCGGTAGAAGGGTCCGCAGGGGTTGTCCTCGGCGTCAGCGATACGGGAGAACTGCGCGTTCGTCTCACCCCATCGTCGTCACCGGATCCCAACTCTGCTTTTACAAGTGCTTCTACTCTCGAAGAAATTGAGTTGATGCCCGGTACAATTAACCAGGGGTATCCCATTCTCAGGGCCTAA